One Tripterygium wilfordii isolate XIE 37 chromosome 10, ASM1340144v1, whole genome shotgun sequence DNA segment encodes these proteins:
- the LOC120007705 gene encoding acyl carrier protein 2, mitochondrial-like yields the protein MAARGGALLKYLRVHVTAVPQSRSPCSRSNLFSLSFNAIRRRFSEEVRGSFLDKSEVTDRVVNVVKNFQKVEPSKVTPNAQFQNDLGLDSLDTVEILMALEEEFGFEIPDNEADKINSINLAVDFIASHPQAK from the exons ATGGCGGCTAGGGGTGGTGCTTTGCTCAAGTATCTCAGAGTGCACGTAACCGCCGTGCCACAAAGCCGTAGCCCTTGTAGCAGGAGCAACCTTTTCTCGCTCTCTTTCAATGCGATACGCCGCCGCTTCTCCGAGGAGGTCAGGGGCTCTTTCCTTGACAAATCTGAGGTCACAGATCGCGTCGTCAACGTCGTCAAGAACTTCCAGAAAGTTGAACCCTCCAAG GTCACCCCAAATGCCCAATTCCAGAATGATCTCGGGTTAGACAGTCTAGATACCGTGGAGATTTTGATGGCGCTTGAAGAAGAGTTTGGATTTGAAATCCCAGATAATGAAGCAGACAAGATCAACTCAATTAATCTTGCCGTTGATTTCATTGCTTCTCATCCTCAGGCGAAGTAG